The proteins below are encoded in one region of Halichoerus grypus chromosome X, mHalGry1.hap1.1, whole genome shotgun sequence:
- the ARHGAP36 gene encoding rho GTPase-activating protein 36 yields the protein MGGCIPFLKAARTLCPRIMPPLLLLSAFIFLVNVLGGAPGHNPDRRTKMISIHSLSELERLKLQETAYHELVARHFLSEFKPDRALPIDRPNTFEKWFLILRGQQRVVSLKTFGIRLEEVLVNELTRRKHLELTAAMQIEESTGQAVGRRRGNVVQRMFGRIRRFFSRRRDEPSLPREFTRRGRRGAVSVDSLAELEDGALLLQTLQLSKISFPIGQRLLGSKRKMSLNPIAKQIPQVVEACCSFIEKHGLSTVGIFTLEYSEERVRELREEFDQGLDVVLDDTQNVHDVAALLKEFFRDMKDSLLPDDLYMSFLLTATLKPQDQLSALQLLVYLMPPCHSDTLERLLKALHKITENCEDSIGIDGQLVSGNRMTSTNLALVFGSALLKKGRFAKRESRKTRLGIDHYVASVNVVRAMIDNWDILFQVPPHIQKQVAKRVWKSSPEALDFIRRRNLRKIQSARIKMEEDALLSDPVENSAEARAAVLAQSKPFDEGSSEEPAVPSGIARSHDDEEGAGNPPIPEQDRPLLRVPREKEAKTGIGYFFP from the exons ATGGGTGGCTGCATTCCTTTTCTGAAGGCAGCAAGGACACTGTGCCCCAGAATCATGCCCCCTTTGCTGTTGTTGTCCGCCTTCATTTTTTTAGTGAACGTCCTGGGAGGAGCCCCAGGACACAATCCGGACCGCAGGACGAAGATGATATCAATACACAGTCTGTCGGAGCTGGAGCGTCTGAAGCTGCAAGAGACTGCTTACCACGAACTCGTGGCCAGACATTTCCTCTCTGAATTCAAACCTGACAGAG cTCTACCTATTGACCGTCCAAACACCTTTGAGAAGTGGTTTCTGATTCTGAGAGGACAGCAGAGGG TCGTATCACTCAAGACATTTGGCATTCGTCTGGAAGAGGTGCTCGTGAATGAGCTTACCCGCCGCAAGCATCTTGAACTAACAGCCGCGATGCAGATTGAAGAATCCACGGGTCAGGCTGTGGGCCGTCGTCGGGGAAACGTGGTGCAAAGGATGTTTGGCCGCATCAGGCGCTTTTTCAGTCGCAGGCGGGATGAGCCCTCCTTGCCCCGGGAGTTTACTCGCCGTGGGCGTCGA GGTGCAGTATCTGTGGACAGCCTGGCCGAACTGGAGGACGGGGCCCTGCTGCTGCAGACCCTGCAACTTTCCAAGATTTCCTTTCCAATTGGCCAGCGACTTCTGGGATCCAAAAGGAAGATGAGCCTCAATCCGATTGCTAAACAAATCCCCCAGGTTGTTGAGGCTTGCTGCAGCTTCATTGAAAAACATG GCTTAAGCACTGTGGGGATTTTCACCCTGGAATACTCGGAGGAGAGAGTGCGTGAG CTCCGTGAAGAATTTGATCAGGGTCTGGACGTCGTGCTGGATGACACTCAGAATGTGCATGATGTGGCTGCGCTCCTCAAGGAGTTTTTCCGGGACATGAAGGACTCTCTGCTGCCAGATGATCTGTATATGTCCTTCCTTCTGACAGCAA CTCTGAAGCCGCAGGATCAGCTTTCTGCCCTGCAGCTGCTGGTTTACCTGATGCCACCCTGCCATAGTGACACCCTGGAGCGTCTGCTGAAGGCCCTGCATAAAATCACTGAGAACTGCGAGGACTCCATTGGCATTGATGGACAattg GTTTCAGGCAACCGTATGACTTCCACCAATTTGGCTCTGGTGTTTGGATCTGCTCTCCTGAAGAAGGGGAGATTTGCCAAGAGGGAGTCCAGGAAGACAAGACTGGGGATTGACCACTATGTTGCTTCTGTCAATGTGGTCCGTGCCATGATTGATAACTGGGATATCCTCTTCCAG GTGCCTCCCCATATTCAGAAGCAGGTTGCTAAGCGTGTGTGGAAATCCAGTCCTGAAGCCCTGGATTTTATCAGACGCAGGAATTTGAGGAAGATCCA GAGTGCACGCATAAAGATGGAAGAGGATGCTTTACTTTCTGATCCAGTGGAAAATTCTGCTGAAGCCCGGGCTGCTGTCCTTGCTCAGAGCAAGCCCTTTGATGAAG GTTCCTCTGAGGAGCCAGCTGTGCCTTCCGGCATTGCCCGTTCCCATGACGATGAGGAAGGAGCGGGTAACCCCCCCATTCCAGAGCAAGACCGCCCATTGCTCCGTGTGCCTCGGGAGAAGGAGGCCAAAACTGGCATCGGCTACTTCTTTCCTTAG